Proteins encoded together in one Streptomyces sp. DH-12 window:
- a CDS encoding glycosyltransferase: MRILIITAGSRGDVAPYTGLGCRLLDVGHEVVVTAHPSFAALVSGCGLEYRPMPGDPQGLIQDWARAASREEAQALTRAYADGLADGVAEAVADGADLLLTAFGPAPLSRTAGEALGVPVIGTYLVPAFATGQFALPNARSTGGQGPESDLAAGRDVLRRAEGVFAGAVTRLRTRLGLPASAPSTPVAVRPVFHGFSPLVVPRPEDWPSWAEVAGYWWPARPDGWQPPAELVDFLQAGPPPVFIGFGSMAVGQGERLSELVAAAVERAGVRAVVQAGWADLSSCGDDVLAIGDVLHDWLFPRTAAVVHHAGAGTTATGLRAGVPAVPVPVMADQPFWASRLRDLGVAPRPVLFQDLTAEVLGDAITACLSEPAHRRRAAELARGIAAENATASLFAHIGSKSAG; the protein is encoded by the coding sequence GCCATGAGGTCGTTGTGACCGCTCATCCGTCCTTCGCGGCACTCGTCAGCGGCTGCGGTCTCGAGTACCGGCCCATGCCGGGAGATCCGCAGGGACTGATCCAGGACTGGGCCCGGGCGGCGTCGCGGGAAGAAGCCCAGGCGCTGACGCGGGCGTATGCGGACGGGCTTGCCGATGGGGTGGCGGAGGCCGTGGCGGACGGAGCCGATCTGCTGCTCACCGCCTTCGGCCCGGCACCGCTGAGCCGGACGGCCGGCGAAGCGCTCGGCGTCCCCGTCATCGGCACCTACCTCGTACCGGCCTTCGCCACCGGACAGTTCGCGCTACCCAACGCACGGAGCACCGGCGGCCAGGGGCCGGAAAGCGACCTCGCCGCGGGCCGGGATGTGCTGAGGCGCGCGGAAGGGGTCTTCGCGGGCGCCGTGACCCGGCTGCGTACCCGCCTCGGGCTGCCCGCCAGCGCACCTTCGACACCGGTGGCCGTCCGGCCGGTCTTCCACGGCTTCAGCCCGCTGGTGGTGCCGCGCCCCGAGGACTGGCCGTCCTGGGCCGAAGTGGCGGGCTACTGGTGGCCTGCGCGGCCGGACGGCTGGCAGCCTCCGGCTGAACTGGTCGACTTCCTCCAGGCCGGTCCGCCCCCGGTGTTCATCGGGTTCGGCAGCATGGCTGTGGGGCAGGGGGAACGGCTCAGTGAGCTGGTGGCCGCAGCGGTGGAACGGGCAGGTGTGCGTGCGGTCGTGCAGGCGGGGTGGGCCGATCTGAGCAGCTGCGGCGACGACGTCCTGGCCATCGGCGACGTCCTGCACGACTGGCTGTTCCCTCGCACCGCCGCCGTCGTCCACCACGCCGGAGCGGGCACCACCGCAACCGGACTGCGGGCCGGAGTGCCCGCCGTGCCCGTGCCCGTCATGGCCGACCAGCCGTTCTGGGCGTCCCGGCTCCGCGACCTGGGAGTCGCCCCCCGGCCTGTACTGTTCCAGGACCTCACCGCCGAAGTCCTCGGCGACGCGATCACGGCCTGCCTGTCCGAGCCGGCCCACCGCCGGCGCGCGGCCGAACTCGCCCGCGGGATCGCCGCGGAGAACGCCACCGCTTCACTGTTCGCCCACATCGGCTCAAAGAGCGCCGGGTGA